The following are from one region of the Sphaerochaeta sp. genome:
- a CDS encoding HPr family phosphocarrier protein → MVERELTILNRAGIHARPAASIVKVANGYKSELTFIKDTMEVNGKSIMGIITLGAPYQTKVLMRTEGPDEVELADAIQHLFENRFEE, encoded by the coding sequence ATGGTGGAACGGGAACTGACCATCCTGAACCGGGCGGGGATTCATGCCCGACCGGCGGCGTCCATCGTCAAGGTGGCCAATGGATACAAAAGTGAACTGACGTTCATCAAGGATACGATGGAGGTCAACGGCAAGTCGATCATGGGGATCATCACGCTGGGGGCGCCGTATCAGACCAAAGTCCTGATGCGGACCGAAGGCCCGGATGAAGTGGAATTGGCTGATGCGATCCAGCATCTGTTCGAGAACAGATTTGAGGAGTGA
- the lexA gene encoding transcriptional repressor LexA has protein sequence MKGITDRQKEVAEYISLFITENGYAPSVRDIADHFGFSVKAAHDHLRALEKKEIIRTARGISRSIELLDESYSQKSETIQVPLLGTIAAGKPILSEENIETNLTIPVTMLAGARNTYFALRVRGESMIEAGINDGDIAVLKSCKTAERGEIVAASVEDDDMGGITLKKFYPSSDHVELRPANSTMGPIITRACHIHGILQLIIRSYL, from the coding sequence ATGAAAGGAATTACGGACAGACAAAAAGAAGTCGCCGAATACATTTCGCTGTTCATCACCGAGAACGGATACGCCCCTTCGGTACGGGACATCGCTGATCATTTCGGCTTCTCGGTGAAAGCGGCGCATGATCACCTTCGGGCATTGGAGAAGAAGGAGATCATCCGCACGGCACGGGGTATTTCCCGTTCCATCGAACTGCTGGATGAATCCTACAGCCAGAAGTCGGAGACCATCCAGGTGCCGCTCCTTGGCACCATCGCCGCCGGCAAGCCGATCCTCTCCGAAGAGAACATCGAGACCAACCTGACCATTCCCGTGACGATGCTTGCCGGAGCGCGGAACACCTACTTCGCCCTTCGGGTCCGCGGAGAGTCGATGATCGAGGCGGGGATCAACGATGGGGACATCGCCGTGCTGAAATCATGCAAGACGGCGGAACGGGGCGAGATTGTCGCCGCATCGGTGGAAGATGACGATATGGGCGGCATCACGCTGAAGAAGTTCTACCCCTCCTCGGATCACGTGGAACTCAGGCCGGCCAACTCCACCATGGGACCGATCATCACCCGGGCATGCCACATCCACGGCATCCTCCAGTTGATCATCCGCTCGTACCTGTGA
- the holA gene encoding DNA polymerase III subunit delta, protein MATPAYLLLGPENGAKQERLQQITDNLKRTVGSQPETYRFHASDLDGDTLYTTLDNNSFFSDHRLVIISDIDVISSSMAAVIGKYLEHPSDQTTLVMESDNTFVKLPQITKHIPKDATIIFWELFDNQKEDWVRNFFRNQGVTITSDAISTLLELIDNDTAEMRTVCSQLALFWQTGKKKGAIDSDAVETYVAHTKNENGYTLFPAIASRDLKQALRILGAILDAGDSGTSFSLHSQLLWQFRRLRSVIRVWQETHNEATAFAQASILGTPYPIRSLREKNSYRAGIRAYTEAEVTSALMALEDADIPIKSAGDMTRLEWERLLFSLITQSGKQPEQPTFLTV, encoded by the coding sequence ATGGCTACCCCGGCATACCTTCTGCTCGGTCCGGAAAACGGAGCCAAGCAGGAACGACTCCAGCAGATCACCGATAACCTCAAACGAACGGTAGGCAGCCAACCGGAAACATACCGGTTCCATGCCTCCGATCTGGACGGAGACACGTTGTACACCACGCTGGACAACAATTCGTTCTTCAGCGACCATCGTCTGGTGATCATCAGCGACATCGATGTCATCTCCTCCTCCATGGCGGCGGTCATCGGGAAATACCTGGAGCATCCTTCCGACCAAACCACCCTGGTGATGGAAAGCGACAATACGTTCGTCAAACTGCCTCAGATCACCAAGCACATCCCCAAGGACGCGACCATCATCTTCTGGGAACTGTTCGACAACCAAAAGGAGGATTGGGTACGGAATTTCTTCCGTAACCAAGGCGTCACCATCACGAGCGACGCCATCTCCACCCTCCTTGAGTTGATCGACAACGACACGGCGGAAATGCGGACAGTCTGCAGCCAGCTCGCCCTGTTCTGGCAGACGGGCAAAAAGAAAGGCGCCATTGACTCCGACGCAGTGGAAACCTATGTGGCCCACACCAAGAACGAGAACGGATACACGCTGTTTCCCGCCATCGCAAGCCGGGATCTGAAACAGGCCCTGCGGATCCTCGGCGCCATTCTGGACGCCGGGGACAGCGGCACCAGCTTCAGCCTGCACAGCCAGCTTCTCTGGCAGTTCCGACGGCTCCGCTCCGTCATCCGGGTCTGGCAGGAAACCCACAACGAAGCGACGGCGTTCGCCCAAGCCTCGATTTTGGGCACCCCATACCCCATCCGGAGCCTCCGGGAAAAAAACTCCTACCGCGCAGGCATCCGAGCCTACACGGAAGCGGAGGTGACTTCCGCCCTGATGGCCTTGGAAGACGCCGACATCCCGATCAAATCCGCCGGGGACATGACCCGGCTGGAATGGGAACGCCTGTTGTTCTCCCTCATCACGCAAAGCGGAAAGCAACCTGAGCAACCAACGTTTCTTACAGTGTAA
- the uvrC gene encoding excinuclease ABC subunit UvrC encodes MEYQGDVEDLGLEVHDDLTPAQQAKALPHNSGVYLMRDQSGTIIYVGKAKDLRRRVTSYFLSGRNAKTAALVRKIHHIDHIITGNEYEALVLENNLIKKYNPHYNISLKDGKSYPVIRITAEPFPKVFKTRRLINDGSLYFGPYPDAGKLDLFLDLIQKLFPLRRCGIPLKKLQKPCLYYHIGLCSGPCAGLVSEETYQGYIEEVKKFLNGSSQGLEERLRKEMLQASKDLKFEEAAKKRDLLQAVQSVEKEQEVQDFVQEARDYAAIEMRASLCTISLMQMRDGRLIGRALYRAETFGDETETLLGFLVQYYADGKKLPHYLYLSHEIDVSLIQRFFSEQLHGQLEVTVPTDGKHYRILRMAMENARSDVEKRLKNRDNTAALATLQKELGLTAPPSLIEGYDIAQLSGKYTVASLISFRDGNPDRSHYRRFNIRSLDGKIDDFESMREVAARRYTRVLNENLERPGLVMVDGGKGQVNAVREILDSLSLNDIPVVGLAKDVEEIVFDDDRPPLLLDPSDEGLRILIAIRDECHRFATSANQAMRSQDATFKVLQSIDGVGEKRAQRLLEHYGSLEEVMHHDAAQIAKDVHIPEIVAERILRTLTL; translated from the coding sequence ATGGAATACCAAGGGGATGTGGAGGATCTGGGGCTGGAGGTACATGACGACCTGACGCCGGCCCAGCAGGCCAAGGCGCTGCCGCACAACAGCGGCGTCTACCTGATGCGTGACCAGTCGGGCACGATCATCTACGTAGGGAAGGCGAAAGACCTGCGTCGCAGGGTTACCAGCTATTTCCTCTCCGGACGGAACGCCAAGACGGCTGCTCTTGTCCGGAAGATCCATCACATCGACCACATCATCACCGGCAACGAGTACGAAGCGTTGGTGCTTGAGAACAATCTGATCAAGAAGTACAACCCCCACTACAACATCTCGCTGAAGGATGGCAAGAGCTATCCGGTGATCCGCATCACAGCCGAGCCGTTCCCCAAGGTGTTCAAGACCCGGAGGTTGATCAACGACGGGTCGTTGTACTTCGGCCCGTATCCGGATGCCGGAAAGCTGGATCTGTTCCTCGATCTGATCCAGAAGCTGTTCCCCTTGCGACGGTGTGGCATTCCATTGAAAAAGCTGCAGAAGCCCTGCCTGTACTACCACATCGGCTTGTGCTCTGGTCCTTGCGCCGGCTTGGTCTCCGAAGAGACCTACCAGGGGTACATCGAAGAGGTGAAGAAGTTTCTCAACGGTTCCAGCCAGGGGCTGGAGGAACGGCTCCGCAAAGAGATGCTCCAGGCATCCAAGGACCTGAAGTTCGAGGAAGCGGCGAAAAAGCGTGATCTGCTGCAGGCCGTCCAGTCGGTGGAGAAGGAACAGGAGGTGCAGGACTTCGTCCAGGAGGCGAGGGATTACGCCGCCATTGAGATGCGCGCCTCACTGTGCACCATCAGTCTGATGCAGATGCGGGACGGCCGGCTGATCGGTCGGGCGCTGTACCGCGCCGAGACATTCGGTGATGAGACGGAAACGCTGTTGGGGTTCCTGGTGCAGTACTATGCCGACGGTAAGAAACTTCCTCACTACCTGTACCTTTCCCATGAGATTGATGTCAGCCTGATCCAGCGGTTCTTCTCCGAGCAGCTGCATGGCCAGCTGGAGGTCACCGTACCGACGGACGGCAAGCATTACCGGATCCTCCGCATGGCGATGGAGAACGCCCGCAGTGATGTGGAGAAACGGTTGAAGAACCGGGACAATACGGCGGCGTTGGCCACCCTGCAGAAGGAATTGGGGCTCACCGCTCCTCCGTCGTTGATCGAAGGGTATGATATCGCCCAGCTGTCCGGCAAATACACTGTCGCGTCGTTGATCTCCTTCCGGGACGGGAACCCTGACCGTTCCCATTACCGACGGTTCAACATCCGGAGCCTGGATGGGAAGATCGATGATTTCGAGAGCATGCGGGAAGTGGCCGCCCGGCGGTACACCCGGGTGCTCAATGAAAATCTGGAGCGCCCCGGACTGGTGATGGTGGATGGCGGCAAGGGACAGGTCAATGCCGTACGGGAAATCTTGGACAGTCTTTCATTAAACGATATTCCGGTGGTCGGCTTGGCAAAGGATGTGGAAGAGATCGTCTTCGATGATGACCGTCCGCCGCTCCTTTTGGATCCGTCCGACGAGGGGCTTCGGATCCTGATCGCCATCCGGGACGAATGCCACCGGTTCGCCACCAGCGCCAACCAGGCGATGCGTTCCCAGGACGCGACGTTCAAAGTACTCCAGTCCATCGATGGCGTGGGCGAGAAACGGGCCCAGCGGCTGTTGGAACACTATGGCAGTCTGGAAGAGGTGATGCACCACGATGCCGCCCAGATCGCCAAGGATGTCCACATCCCCGAAATCGTGGCGGAGCGGATCCTCCGTACCCTTACACTGTAA
- a CDS encoding DNA photolyase: MDSLEELERTYHFTRQERLLLEQAEADLSMWGMGHVTRFIDLNDVSRLSSGQQGKRILEQVRQGMEAERRKPTDYTGFRPLWNPPAKTKDSFVSEDVLWGRCPCPTDGKQTRCCNLRTLDAVQGCMFDCAYCAVQSFYQQGEVRFVDNLAQRLSDIRLPEEVWHIGTGQSSDSLAWGDDHGTLAALRILARRYPEKVIELKTKSARTDWITDDWPRNIIATWSLNAPVIQQAEEHFTASIAERIKAARIAADHHILVGFHFHPMVWFDGWQEGYRQVVEMVTSSFRPEEVALVSFGTLTFTKSVLKTLREAGRPSRILDMDLVPFAGKFSYPWETKRDLFCNVWNAFPASWKTGSPFFYLCFEDPTLWQPVFGHSYASNEEFEAAMKKSYLSAIHRR; the protein is encoded by the coding sequence ATGGACAGTCTTGAGGAATTGGAACGGACCTATCATTTCACCCGGCAAGAACGGCTGTTGTTGGAACAGGCGGAAGCGGACCTCTCCATGTGGGGGATGGGGCACGTCACCCGGTTCATCGACTTGAATGACGTCTCCCGGCTGAGCAGTGGACAGCAGGGCAAACGAATCCTGGAACAGGTACGCCAGGGTATGGAGGCGGAACGGAGGAAACCCACCGACTACACCGGTTTCCGCCCCCTCTGGAACCCTCCGGCAAAGACAAAAGATTCGTTTGTCAGCGAAGATGTCCTGTGGGGACGCTGTCCCTGCCCCACCGATGGCAAACAGACACGGTGCTGCAACCTCCGGACGCTGGACGCCGTCCAAGGGTGCATGTTTGACTGCGCCTACTGCGCCGTCCAGTCATTCTACCAGCAAGGCGAAGTGCGGTTCGTGGACAACCTGGCCCAGCGGCTTTCCGACATCCGGCTTCCCGAAGAAGTGTGGCACATCGGCACCGGGCAATCCAGCGACTCGCTGGCCTGGGGGGATGACCACGGCACGCTTGCCGCGTTGAGGATTCTGGCCCGCCGCTATCCGGAGAAGGTGATCGAACTGAAGACAAAATCCGCCCGCACCGACTGGATCACCGACGACTGGCCCCGAAACATCATCGCCACCTGGTCGCTGAACGCCCCGGTCATCCAGCAGGCGGAAGAACATTTCACCGCATCCATCGCTGAGCGCATCAAAGCGGCACGGATCGCCGCCGACCATCACATTCTGGTGGGCTTCCACTTCCATCCGATGGTGTGGTTCGACGGTTGGCAGGAAGGATACCGCCAAGTGGTGGAGATGGTCACTTCCAGTTTCCGTCCGGAAGAAGTCGCCCTTGTCTCTTTCGGCACGCTGACGTTCACCAAATCGGTGCTGAAGACGCTCCGTGAGGCAGGCCGGCCATCCCGGATCCTGGACATGGATCTGGTACCGTTCGCCGGTAAATTCTCCTATCCCTGGGAGACCAAACGAGATCTGTTTTGCAACGTCTGGAACGCGTTTCCCGCCAGCTGGAAGACCGGCTCCCCGTTCTTCTACCTGTGCTTCGAAGATCCCACCCTGTGGCAGCCGGTCTTCGGCCACAGCTATGCTTCCAACGAGGAGTTCGAAGCAGCAATGAAAAAGAGCTATCTTTCGGCCATCCACCGCCGATGA